The Ooceraea biroi isolate clonal line C1 chromosome 1, Obir_v5.4, whole genome shotgun sequence genome has a window encoding:
- the LOC105274929 gene encoding tubulin--tyrosine ligase-like protein 12 → MDDKSSFKAFLETHESQLRSSGVPQLFWQALFEKLSDGTFDGNLVFQLVRIEYEAGERHARESEPNWKLIVSAKDGISVQDPNNIYLIDHAWMYRDTRDARQALIESPGLLDRMCSLMGIEGAKTKEERMESVMSEMWRYNQSFSMDYVENGNVGKKILMWYVMDEVGSAINHSDRPSFRTVPFLHAPEGITYTLLFPTRDVTVGSEVTRDFVEGQTSDPETRRALLLPWVYSSFQEKSFEQAEPDADYFLAGRINESLPETIDMIKPDTRKVLKVFSQYGNVNDYLTDPAFEITDNEEEADVLWLVSHYKAYKELSVSRPHVFVNQFPHENVLTVKALLSIVCRRKATKLHVDSDTLETRPTWLPTTYNLSTELAQFVAYFTQRANKGLDNHWICKPWNLARGMDTHITSNLHHILRLPCTGPKIAQKYVARPVLYSRPGVGRVKFDVRYVLLLKSVKPLRAYAYGNFFLRFANLPFALSNLDTYEQHFTVMNYIEENPLYHVKCADFLVEWENQYPDYPWRTRIEPKILSVFRQVFEAAVAQPPPKGIAESPQSRAVYAADLMLEWRDSEIQPELLEVNFTPDCQRACEYYPDFYNDIFRCLFLDIDNPRVFHALHSVED, encoded by the coding sequence ATGGATGACAAAAGCTCGTTTAAGGCATTTCTCGAGACACACGAGTCTCAACTTCGATCTTCCGGAGTGCCGCAGCTGTTCTGGCAGGCTTTGTTCGAAAAGTTAAGTGACGGGACCTTCGACGGCAATCTCGTCTTTCAACTGGTGAGGATAGAGTACGAGGCTGGGGAGAGGCATGCCAGGGAGAGCGAGCCAAACTGGAAGCTGATTGTCAGCGCAAAGGACGGTATTTCCGTGCAGGATCCGAATAACATTTATCTGATCGATCACGCGTGGATGTACCGCGATACCCGCGATGCTCGACAAGCTTTAATCGAATCACCCGGTCTACTCGATCGCATGTGCTCTCTCATGGGCATCGAGGGTGCAAAAACGAAAGAGGAGAGAATGGAGAGTGTCATGAGCGAAATGTGGCGGTACAATCAGTCATTTTCAATGGACTACGTGGAGAATGGCAACGTGGGGAAGAAAATCCTCATGTGGTACGTTATGGACGAAGTCGGGTCAGCGATAAACCACAGCGATCGGCCAAGCTTTCGGACAGTACCTTTTCTGCACGCACCAGAAGGCATAACTTACACGCTGCTGTTTCCTACGAGAGACGTCACCGTAGGCAGCGAAGTCACGAGAGATTTCGTCGAGGGCCAGACGAGCGACCCCGAAACGAGGCGTGCGTTGTTACTGCCTTGGGTGTACAGCTCTTTTCAGGAGAAGAGCTTCGAGCAGGCCGAGCCAGACGCGGATTACTTCCTGGCGGGTCGTATCAACGAGAGTCTGCCGGAAACGATAGACATGATCAAGCCCGATACCAGGAAGGTATTGAAGGTCTTCTCGCAGTACGGTAACGTGAACGATTACTTGACGGATCCGGCGTTCGAGATCACCGACAACGAGGAAGAAGCGGATGTACTGTGGCTTGTATCCCACTACAAGGCGTACAAAGAACTGAGCGTTTCCCGTCCTCACGTTTTCGTGAACCAATTTCCGCATGAAAACGTGCTGACAGTGAAGGCGCTCCTGTCGATCGTGTGCAGAAGAAAGGCGACGAAATTGCACGTTGATTCGGACACCCTGGAGACTCGTCCGACCTGGCTGCCGACGACGTATAATCTGAGCACCGAACTGGCGCAGTTCGTCGCGTACTTTACGCAACGAGCAAATAAGGGACTCGACAATCATTGGATCTGCAAACCGTGGAATCTGGCGAGGGGCATGGATACCCACATCACGAGCAATCTCCATCACATTCTCAGATTACCCTGCACCGGGCCGAAGATCGCGCAGAAGTACGTTGCGCGACCAGTCTTGTACAGCAGGCCAGGCGTCGGCCGAGTGAAATTCGACGTGAGATACGTCCTGTTGCTGAAGTCCGTGAAGCCCCTACGTGCATACGCTTACGGGAATTTTTTCCTACGCTTCGCGAATCTGCCGTTCGCGTTGAGTAATCTCGACACGTACGAGCAACATTTCACCGTTATGAATTACATCGAGGAGAATCCGTTGTACCATGTGAAATGTGCCGATTTCCTCGTAGAATGGGAGAATCAGTATCCGGATTATCCGTGGAGGACTCGCATCGAGCCAAAGATTCTCTCCGTCTTCCGACAGGTATTTGAAGCCGCGGTCGCGCAACCGCCGCCGAAAGGAATCGCCGAAAGCCCGCAAAGCAGAGCCGTATACGCGGCTGATTTGATGCTGGAGTGGAGAGACTCGGAAATTCAGCCCGAGCTGTTGGAAGTGAACTTTACGCCCGATTGTCAGCGAGCGTGTGAATATTATCCAGACTTTTATAATGACATTTTTAGATGCCTCTTCTTGGACATTGATAATCCGCGGGTGTTTCATGCGTTACATTCAGTCGAAGACTAA
- the LOC105274928 gene encoding putative transferase CAF17 homolog, mitochondrial: MIIRVSRSTLGTCKRHKGIVDYQRRAIRRSSTQTANKILERLHDKSVLRVSGNEASTFLQGLITNDMKHLDEGAPSIYTLFLNTRGRVMCDAIVYKTQESDSYYVECDSRIAAPLERHLKMYRVRRKIDIGHVEDQVAVWSMFDPTEPFNVATTTNENGKRKLEGMIFPCGTISDKASKFIGSITIHQDPRLPDLGVRILAEAQIDEREITKHFEHAVRLSDRAENYRAFRYKLGVGEGTCDLPPGKALPLEINCDYLHGVSFYKGCYIGQELTARTYHTGVVRKRLMPLTFHPPHPIETVRSLAYDEKILDESGNVVGKFRGYAEKYGLGLMRINESLKAQRLSILDVNVQVSKPAWWPQEFQETVSAKDAK, from the coding sequence ATGATTATTCGCGTTAGTCGCTCCACCTTAGGAACGTGCAAGCGACACAAGGGAATCGTTGACTATCAAAGGCGTGCGATTAGACGCAGTTCCACCCAGACCGCCAACAAGATACTGGAACGCTTGCACGACAAAAGTGTATTACGGGTAAGCGGCAATGAGGCCTCCACTTTCCTGCAGGGATTGATAACGAACGATATGAAGCATCTCGATGAGGGGGCACCTAGCATCTACACTCTGTTCTTGAACACCAGAGGCAGGGTGATGTGCGACGCTATAGTGTACAAGACCCAGGAAAGTGACTCGTACTACGTGGAATGCGACTCACGCATCGCCGCACCTCTAGAGAGACATCTGAAAATGTACCGCGTGAGACGAAAGATAGACATAGGACACGTAGAGGACCAGGTCGCAGTCTGGTCGATGTTCGATCCGACCGAACCCTTCAACGTCGCGACCACGACGAACGAAAATGGCAAACGGAAACTGGAAGGAATGATATTCCCGTGCGGCACGATAAGCGACAAAGCCAGCAAGTTTATCGGCAGCATCACGATACATCAAGATCCCAGGCTGCCCGACCTGGGTGTTAGAATTTTAGCGGAGGCCCAGATCGACGAGCGCGAGATAACGAAGCATTTCGAGCACGCTGTACGCCTGTCGGATCGCGCCGAAAATTACAGAGCGTTTCGATATAAGCTCGGAGTCGGGGAAGGCACGTGCGACCTACCACCCGGGAAAGCGTTGCCCCTCGAGATCAATTGCGATTACTTGCACGGCGTCAGCTTTTACAAAGGCTGCTACATCGGGCAGGAATTAACCGCGCGCACGTATCACACCGGCGTGGTGAGGAAGCGCCTGATGCCACTGACGTTTCACCCTCCTCATCCTATCGAAACGGTCAGGTCGCTCGCGTACGACGAAAAGATTCTCGACGAGTCCGGTAATGTCGTGGGAAAGTTTCGGGGATACGCCGAGAAATATGGATTGGGCCTGATGCGTATCAATGAATCTCTCAAGGCTCAGCGACTCTCGATCTTGGACGTGAACGTCCAAGTTAGCAAACCCGCGTGGTGGCCTCAAGAATTTCAGGAGACAGTTTCCGCCAAAGATGCCAAGTAA
- the LOC105274931 gene encoding basic-leucine zipper transcription factor A isoform X2: MWCDVGQHKTNEREDVLGLKSCAMMGLQATAGKRKLEGGVGCMEFHMELGESPSKLGRVDGNWWAMDDGYGTSLNQTSTSYYEMEMSSPCLQAANPCQPAVTSSPQSQQQQQHSLQHHSSSQSSQQSQQQQSQQQQPQQQSQQQQQQPQQQQSQSPASPSTSVSPTVTQLQHYYHQRIVSPISSNNYNQLSRSQPQWGVLHHYEPPTIRREENGKSYLELGSSYRTNERCCEGSKSIWCRRGRACYRQRRLAVLNISMCKLARYRQFPDPSLHRSVLICNTLRHLEREMERDRSPPPMEPVVPAPIAQLQPPEQGRLTPFPVLPMSSGETDVDSGIGDSDDSRSINWGSVLSLSSQSPLDPLNNNELLDVDITPDLDLDFMPGWKLTSLSADDILRSTTIQDQHHHHHHHHHHHHHHHHHHHQHHNQQQQQQQQQQQSQQHLISGSSCGSCCGNSNVVCSAGVSNVTSSSSTHESLMCVGS; the protein is encoded by the exons CATAAAACTAATGAAAGGGAAGATGTTTTGGGCTTAAAG AGTTGTGCAATGATGGGTCTGCAGGCGACGGCAGGAAAACGTAAATTAGAGGGTGGTGTTGGCTGCATGGAATTTCACATGGAGTTAGGCGAGAGTCCGTCGAAGCTCGGACGCGTAGATGGTAACTGGTGGGCGATGGACGACGGTTATGGGACATCCCTGAATCAAACGTCGACATCGTATTACGAGATGGAAATGAGCTCACCCTGTCTACAGGCGGCGAATCCATGTCAACCTGCGGTGACGAGTTCTCCGCAGtcacagcagcagcagcaacattCGTTGCAGCATCATTCATCTTCCCAATCGTCCCAGCAATCGCAGCAACAACAatcgcagcagcagcaaccgcAACAACAatcgcagcagcagcagcaacagccgcagcagcagcagtcacAATCACCGGCGTCACCATCGACATCGGTTTCGCCCACGGTGACGCAGTTGCAACATTATTACCATCAACGCATCGTCAGCCCCATCAGTAGCAACAATTACAATCAGTTGTCAAGATCTCAACCACAGTGGGGTGTCCTTCATCATTATGAACCGCCGACGATACGCCGCGAGGAAAACGGCAAGAGTTATTTGGAACTCGGTTCAAGTTACCGGACGAACGAGCGATGTTGCGAGGGCTCAAAATCCATCTGGTGTCGGCGTGGCCGGGCCTGCTACCGGCAGCGACGACTCGCCGTGCTTAATATCTCCATGTGCAAGCTCGCCAGGTACCGCCAGTTCCCGGATCCAAGCCTCCACCGATCGGTATTGATCTGCAACACCCTGAGACACCTCGAGCGCGAAATGGAGAGAGATAGAAGTCCTCCGCCCATGGAACCGGTCGTACCGGCACCGATAGCTCAATTGCAACCACCCGAGCAGGGCAGATTAACGCCTTTTCCCGTGTTACCAATGTCATCGGGCGAGACCGATGTCGATTCTGGCATTGGTGACAGCGACGACAGCCGATCGATCAACTGGGGCAGCGTGTTGTCTTTATCAAGTCAGTCGCCGCTTGACCCACTCAACAACAACGAATTACTGGACGTGGACATAACACCTGATCTAGACTTGGACTTTATGCCCGGATGGAAGTTGACGTCTCTTTCGGCGGACGATATTCTGAGAAGTACAACGATCCAAGACCAGCACCACcatcatcaccaccaccaccaccaccatcatcaccaccaccaccaccatcatcaGCATCATaaccagcagcagcaacaacagcaacaacaacaacaatcaCAGCAACATCTAATATCGGGAAGCAGCTGCGGCAGCTGCTGTGGCAACAGCAACGTTGTTTGCAGTGCTGGCGTTAGCAACGTCACTAGCAGCAGTAGTACGCACGAATCTCTAATGTGCGTAGGATCATAG
- the LOC105274927 gene encoding cysteine-rich DPF motif domain-containing protein 1, with amino-acid sequence MRGVAGAEPEGEPGASKETRQATSTKNRQTTSDERVASVRETLIFTCSICNLKERYDYKGARPPFARQLLYSEDCYVMKDPFSPPNKGEILVVGADCSKCKRAVCSTCSIYYARRFCLECASGELQNLPLQLHGKIRSLAKR; translated from the coding sequence ATGAGAGGTGTTGCTGGCGCGGAACCCGAGGGCGAACCCGGCGCTAGCAAAGAGACGCGACAGGCTACTTCCACGAAGAACCGGCAAACGACGAGCGACGAGCGAGTAGCGAGCGTTAGGGAAACTCTTATTTTCACGTGTTCCATCTGCAATCTGAAGGAACGCTACGATTATAAAGGCGCGAGACCACCATTCGCTCGGCAGTTACTTTACTCGGAAGACTGTTACGTAATGAAGGATCCGTTCAGTCCGCCGAACAAGGGTGAGATATTGGTCGTAGGGGCAGATTGCAGCAAGTGCAAGCGCGCCGTATGCTCGACGTGCAGCATATACTATGCGAGGCGCTTCTGCTTGGAATGTGCGTCCGGTGAATTACAGAATCTACCGCTTCAACTGCACGGCAAGATCAGGAGTTTGGCGAAACGCTGA
- the LOC105274931 gene encoding basic-leucine zipper transcription factor A isoform X1: MLLTRLAGKLTLQMRIFPQRAHRSRFSCSPVLCLLHKTNEREDVLGLKSCAMMGLQATAGKRKLEGGVGCMEFHMELGESPSKLGRVDGNWWAMDDGYGTSLNQTSTSYYEMEMSSPCLQAANPCQPAVTSSPQSQQQQQHSLQHHSSSQSSQQSQQQQSQQQQPQQQSQQQQQQPQQQQSQSPASPSTSVSPTVTQLQHYYHQRIVSPISSNNYNQLSRSQPQWGVLHHYEPPTIRREENGKSYLELGSSYRTNERCCEGSKSIWCRRGRACYRQRRLAVLNISMCKLARYRQFPDPSLHRSVLICNTLRHLEREMERDRSPPPMEPVVPAPIAQLQPPEQGRLTPFPVLPMSSGETDVDSGIGDSDDSRSINWGSVLSLSSQSPLDPLNNNELLDVDITPDLDLDFMPGWKLTSLSADDILRSTTIQDQHHHHHHHHHHHHHHHHHHHQHHNQQQQQQQQQQQSQQHLISGSSCGSCCGNSNVVCSAGVSNVTSSSSTHESLMCVGS, from the exons ATGCTGCTGACTCGACTGGCGGGAAAACTGACTCTTCAAATGCGGATTTTCCCGCAACGAGCACATAGATCGAGGTTTTCCTGTTCTCCTGTTTTGTGCCTATTG CATAAAACTAATGAAAGGGAAGATGTTTTGGGCTTAAAG AGTTGTGCAATGATGGGTCTGCAGGCGACGGCAGGAAAACGTAAATTAGAGGGTGGTGTTGGCTGCATGGAATTTCACATGGAGTTAGGCGAGAGTCCGTCGAAGCTCGGACGCGTAGATGGTAACTGGTGGGCGATGGACGACGGTTATGGGACATCCCTGAATCAAACGTCGACATCGTATTACGAGATGGAAATGAGCTCACCCTGTCTACAGGCGGCGAATCCATGTCAACCTGCGGTGACGAGTTCTCCGCAGtcacagcagcagcagcaacattCGTTGCAGCATCATTCATCTTCCCAATCGTCCCAGCAATCGCAGCAACAACAatcgcagcagcagcaaccgcAACAACAatcgcagcagcagcagcaacagccgcagcagcagcagtcacAATCACCGGCGTCACCATCGACATCGGTTTCGCCCACGGTGACGCAGTTGCAACATTATTACCATCAACGCATCGTCAGCCCCATCAGTAGCAACAATTACAATCAGTTGTCAAGATCTCAACCACAGTGGGGTGTCCTTCATCATTATGAACCGCCGACGATACGCCGCGAGGAAAACGGCAAGAGTTATTTGGAACTCGGTTCAAGTTACCGGACGAACGAGCGATGTTGCGAGGGCTCAAAATCCATCTGGTGTCGGCGTGGCCGGGCCTGCTACCGGCAGCGACGACTCGCCGTGCTTAATATCTCCATGTGCAAGCTCGCCAGGTACCGCCAGTTCCCGGATCCAAGCCTCCACCGATCGGTATTGATCTGCAACACCCTGAGACACCTCGAGCGCGAAATGGAGAGAGATAGAAGTCCTCCGCCCATGGAACCGGTCGTACCGGCACCGATAGCTCAATTGCAACCACCCGAGCAGGGCAGATTAACGCCTTTTCCCGTGTTACCAATGTCATCGGGCGAGACCGATGTCGATTCTGGCATTGGTGACAGCGACGACAGCCGATCGATCAACTGGGGCAGCGTGTTGTCTTTATCAAGTCAGTCGCCGCTTGACCCACTCAACAACAACGAATTACTGGACGTGGACATAACACCTGATCTAGACTTGGACTTTATGCCCGGATGGAAGTTGACGTCTCTTTCGGCGGACGATATTCTGAGAAGTACAACGATCCAAGACCAGCACCACcatcatcaccaccaccaccaccaccatcatcaccaccaccaccaccatcatcaGCATCATaaccagcagcagcaacaacagcaacaacaacaacaatcaCAGCAACATCTAATATCGGGAAGCAGCTGCGGCAGCTGCTGTGGCAACAGCAACGTTGTTTGCAGTGCTGGCGTTAGCAACGTCACTAGCAGCAGTAGTACGCACGAATCTCTAATGTGCGTAGGATCATAG
- the LOC105274926 gene encoding RNA-binding protein 34, translating to MAKSKSSVQKDDTMRQSLSGIKNGSVKKNKNPKNTLTDKVALISNSTAKIKTAALKTPQKDAVVKGNQSSSKNNPKQSKENQGSPREKQSSQSKMMSKKIDLSLEKEETDDSDSDIDEGIIPQDEVSMSDETFEDEEDSDTDLPDILGKSLKDESDEDDGDFEVKEEKDKKSLTSNAEKVEHKGIKMFKGMKSQKNGDEEEKNDVSMDSFLMEDSTSEDEDEDEEVSDDEDDDTSLMMGIDELDDEEDESEDEDESEDESENESDSAPGLKALLGSSLVDDDDDEDFDEDDEEDDDDDISDENEDENDDENNDATKVMKQKASNSKNTKGDEAEKETKKKQLSAEEQEEIDRRTIFIDNIPKETKLATVKKVFGQYGPINNLRFRSIIPESTKISKKVAAIKNQIHPKVTTVTAYVNYKSEESAKKALDMNGKMFQGNYVHVQIVAKSERKEFDSKKAVFLGNLKFGIDNNTVWKHFGECGDIESVYLLRDSKTGQAKGSGYINFKTEDAATLALKLNGTEILNRPIRVKPYLGGKKQNENKEKGKKRDSSEFADNKPGKKFKNNLGKAVLDKSETVGKAKKHHESQKSHGNLEAKQTSFQGQKSDIKQKKKNHNKLNKKRKEMAKKLVAK from the exons ATGGCTAAATCTAAATCATCTGTACAAAAGGACGATACAATGAGGCAATCGTTGTCTGGAATAAAGAATGGGTCagtaaaaaagaataagaatcCGAAAAACACACTTACGGACAAGGTGGCTTTGATCAGTAATTCAACAGCAAAGATTAAAACCGCCGCTCTAAAAACTCCTCAAAAGGACGCAGTTGTGAAGGGCAATCAGAGTTCATCTAAAAACAATCCAAAACAATCGAAGGAGAACCAAGGTTCCCCGAGAGAAAAACAAAGTTCTCAAAGCAAAATGATGAGCAAGAAAATCGACTTGAGCCTTGAGAAGGAAGAAACGGATGATTCGGACTCTGACATTGATGAGGGAATCATACCGCAAGACGAAGTTAGTATGTCGGATGAGACGTTTGAAGATGAGGAGGACTCTGATACCGATCTTCCAGACATCCTTGGAAAGAGTTTGAAGGATGAGTCGGACGAGGACGACGGAGACTTCGAAgtaaaggaagaaaaggacaAGAAATCATTAACCAGTAATGCCGAAAAGGTTGAACATAAAggcataaaaatgtttaaaggtATGAAATCTCAGAAGAATGGCGACGAAGAGGAGAAAAATGATGTGAGTATGGATTCTTTCTTAATGGAAGATAGTACAAGCGAGGACGAGGATGAAGATGAAGAAGTAAGTGATGACGAAGATGATGATACATCACTAATGATGGGAATTGATGAGCTTGATGATGAGGAGGATGAGAGTGAAGACGAGGATGAGAGTGAGGACGAGAGCGAGAACGAGAGCGATTCTGCGCCAGGTTTAAAAGCACTTTTAGGAAGCAGCCTCGtagacgatgacgatgatgaagaTTTTGATGAAGATGATgaggaggacgacgatgatgatattAGTGATGAAAATGAAGATGAAAACGATGATGAGAATAATGACGCGACAAAAGTCATGAAACAGAAAGCGTCCAACAGCAAGAATACCAAAGGAGATGAAGCGGAAAAGGAGACGAAGAAAAAGCAATTATCTGCCGAAGAGCAAGAAGAGATTGACAGAAGAACCATTTTCATCGATAATATTCCAAAGGAAACAAAATTGGCGACCGTAAAAAAAGTGTTTGGTCAGTATGGGcctattaataatttacgttTCAGAAGTATCATTCCAGAAAGTACGAAAATTTCCAAAAAAGTAGCTGCCATAAAAAATCAGATTCATCCAAAAGTAACCACGGTCACGGCATACGTTAACTACAAGTCCGAGGAGTCCGCGAAGAAAGCACTCGACATGAACGGAAAGATGTTCCAAGGAAATTACGTACACGTACAGATCGTTGCTAAATCCGAACGGAAGGAATTCGACAGTAAGAAAGCTGTGTTTTTAGGAAATCTCAAGTTTG gtATCGACAATAACACCGTCTGGAAACACTTTGGCGAGTGCGGGGACATCGAATCTGTTTATTTGCTGCGTGATTCGAAAACGGGCCAAGCCAAAGGGAGCGGTTATATCAATTTCAAGACCGAAGATGCCGCAACTCTGGCTCTAAAGCTGAACGGTACTGAAATTTTGAATCGGCCGATAAGGGTAAAGCCGTACTTAGGCGGGAAGAagcaaaatgaaaataagGAGAAGGGAAAGAAACGTGATTCCAGCGAATTCGCGGATAATAAGCCGggaaaaaaattcaagaataATTTGGGCAAGGCTGTGCTAGACAAA TCGGAGACTGTTGGAAAGGCAAAGAAGCATCACGAATCACAGAAGAGTCATGGGAACCTAGAAGCGAAGCAGACGTCGTTTCAGGGTCAAAAATCCGATATCaaacagaagaaaaagaatcatAACAAGCTGAACAAGAAGAGGAAGGAAATGGCGAAGAAACTTGTAGCTAAATAG